Within Amedibacterium intestinale, the genomic segment AGAAACTGAATTTACGCTTGAACCATAATTCTGCATCATTTCCATGATAGTGCTTGCTCCAGTTTTTAGGTTCTTCCAACATTGCTTCTTCCAATACATCAATGAAATGTGATGTTTCTACATCTGTACCATGGAACATCATTTCTTCCATATATGCCAATGAGAATAATGCTTCACGCATTGCATAAGTCATACCTGGACCAACTTTTAAAATTCCCACACCATCTTCTACCAATTCACGCAATTTATATTTTGTCTGATAATCCGTAGAGTGCCCTTCAAATACAAGGTTAGGATACTCTTTGATGGATGCCATTAGATCAACGGCTTTGCTTCTGTCGTATTCTGTACATCCAGCATCTTTTTCTTCTACTCCAGGCTGTACAACAACTGCAATGACATCTTTCCAAGTTTCCTCTAATCCTTCTTTTGCGAAAGCTTCTTCAAATGCTTTTACAGTAGCTTTGAAATCTTCTACTTTTGTTACCTGCATACCTGCATTTTCTTCCTGTGCTCCTCCTGGAATTGGAACTTCACTTCCAACAATGTAAACAGGACGAATTGCATCAGGGTTTGTTTTTAATAATTCCTGATATGTATCTTCACAAACACGTGCAAGTTCAGCTCCACGACGAGAAATTGTTGCATCGCTTAAACGTTCATTTGGATCGTCATCAGCTACTTTCATACTTGTATCGATATGGATTTTTGTAAATCCAGCAGCTACATAGCAGCGAACAAGTTCACGTGCTTTTTCCATAGCTTCTTTTTCAGGAAGAGAAGCGAATGTTAATGGACCTAAGTGATCGCCGCCAAGGAAAACACGATCCATAGATAATCCAGCTTTTTCTGCTTTTTCTTTTACGAAAGCCATGAAGTCAGCAGGTGTCATTCCTGTATATCCACCATTTTGATCGACCTGGTTTGCTGTTGCTTCGATCAATACGCAGGAATTATCGCGTTTTGCTTTTTCCAGTGCAGCTTCAATAACATAATCATTTGCACTGCAGCAGGAATAGATTCCTACTGGTTCACCTTTTTTCTGTTTTATTACAATTTGTTTTAATGGGTTTGTATTTGGCATGATAAAAATCCTCCTTAATATCTAAGCAAATTATAGCACTTTTGTTAAGAAAGTAAACGAATACATTAGTTTGTGCAAGTTAATGATTGAAAAATGCAAAACAGCAGGAATGTTAACTTCCCTGCTGTATTACTTTTGTTATATCTGCTGGCATTGTACACTCGACACATAGTTCTTTTTGAAGAATAGGATGGTAAAACTTTAACCTAAATGCGTGTAATGCCAAACGCTGTATTCTTGTATCTTTTGTCCCATATAAAGGATCACTTAACAAGGGATGCTGAATTGAAGATAAATGGACACGAATCTGATGGGTTCTACCTGTATGCAGAATGCAATGCACCATACTAAAGTTTTTATATTTTTTTATGGTCATAACATCGGTACAGGCAGGCTTTCCAGTATTTGAAATCCGCATTTTTTTAGCGTTATGACGATCTCTTCCGATAGGTTTGTTGATTGTCATATGATTTCTAGGTAAATGTCCCTGTATGAGTGCTATATATTCTCTATGAATTTTTTTATCCTTTAACATAGTATCTAGCATAGGCTGAAAAAAAGGGATCTTGCAAAATAATACCAGACCGCTAGTTTCAATATCTAGACGATGAAGAGGGCGTACAGGAATTTGATATCCCTGCTGCATATAATATGCTTTTACTCGATTTGATAAGGTGTGAGCAGTATTTGTGCCATCGGAGTGAACAAGCAGAGTGCTAGGTTTATTGACTGCCAAAAAGATATCATCTTCATAACAAATATCAATAGGAGTAAAATCAGGTTCTATATCATCCTCCACTTCAGGAAGCTGTATGCATACTATATCACCTTTTTTTACAGCAGTGTTTTGTTTGATCGTTTCTTTACTTATTGAGATTTTTCCTTCCTGATATAAAAGATATCGATTCTTTTTGGATTGATATAACTGTTCTAAAATCATATCGGTTGTACAATCAGTATCTATGTTTATATACAGCTTTTTATATTTTAATGTAAGTTTCATTGTTTATGTTCCTTTTCTATATGGGTAGGATAGCATATTTCATAATATTGAGCAAATAGTTTTTAATTCATATATATTGGTGCTATAATATAAATGTATTCAAGGAATAAAAGAATTTTAGATTCTTAGGAGGAAAGAATATGAAATTATTAAAATGCCCAATTTGCGGTAACATTGTGGAAATGATTGAAGACAAAGGTGTTCCAGTAATGTGCTGCGGAAAACCAATGGTTGAATTAAATGCAAACACAACAGATGGTGCTGTAGAAAAACATGTACCAGTAGTCGAAATAAATGGTGATATCTTAACAGTAAAAGTTGGTTCTGTAGAACATCCAATGTTGGAAGAACACTATATTACAATGGTTTTAGTTGAATTTGATAATCGAGTTCTACGTGTAAACTTAAAACCAAATGAAAAACCAGAAGCAGTATTTGCTTTAAACGGATATAAAGGAAATGTTAACGTTTATGAATACTGCAACTTACATGGTTTGTGGAAAACAGAAGTTGAAGCATAAATAAAAAATGTCCAAGTACTGGACATTTTTATTTTACATTCTCATAATAATGAAGCAAAGCCTGTGTACCTTTGTTTCCTTCACCGTTTTTTTCTAATTCTTCATACATGGAACAAACAGAATTTAACATCTGCAATTCGTTTTTATCTTTCATTTCCTGCTGAACGATATGCATGTCTTTTACAAAATGCTTGATATAAAATCCTGGTTCAAAATCATTGTTTAAAACTCTTGGTGCTGTATGATCCATCTGCCAGCTTCCAGCCGCACCTTTTCGTATGGCATCTAGTACAGATTCTACTTCAAGTCCCTGTGCTTTTGCATAGACAATAGCTTCACTCATAGCGGCAACAGCACCGGCTACGGCAATCTGGTTACATGCTTTGCAGTGCTGTCCATTTCCAGCTTCTCCCATATAATGCAGGGATGTCCCCATACAGCTGAAAAGAGGAACGATTTTTTCATAGGTTTCTTTATCTCCACCTGCCATAATGCTTAAGGTGGCGTTTTTAGCTCCGCTATCTCCTCCAGATACAGGTGCATCCAACATAGACAAACCTAATTCTTTTGCTTTTTGATATAATTGTTTTGCCAATTGTGGAGAACTTGTCGTCATATCAACAAGAATAGCTCCTTTTGAGACATGAGTGAATATCTCCTGATAAACTTCTTCTACATCTTTTGGATATCCCACCATTGTAAAAATAACTTCTGCTTTCTGCACACACTCTTCTATAGTTTTACAAACATGTATTCCTTCCTTTTTTAAAGGTTCTGCTTTTTGATATGTTCGATTATATACAGATACATCATGACCTTTTTCATGTAAATGAAGAAGCATATGTTTTCCCATTACACCAGTTCCAATCCATGCGATTTTCATAATTATCACTCTCCTGTTTTCTATTATAACGCAAAACTTAGAATTAAAAAGAAAAGAAGAGAAAACAATGCCTGCAGAATACGAAAACATAGAAAGCGAGGATAGGATAGATGCGTATAGTTAAGGAAAGAAAAAATCTGCATGTGTACACAAAGTCCACCAAAACCTAAAAGCATGGAAATAAAACATTGTTTTAAAAAAGTATGGCAGGAAAGATTGGATATAATGTATACGCCACTGGAAAATTCCTGAATGATTTGTAGAGGAAGAGATACTGCTTCTGGCAGAAATTGAAAAAAGAGTGTACTGATACTCATAAATACCATAAGATATCCACCTATCATAAAAAGGGTTATTCCACTTTCCTTAATTGCATCGCTAAGCAGCGAAAAGGATAATTGTGTTTTGTTTGGATGTGGAAAAGTTGCATATACTGGAGTAGAACGTGTTATAAAAAGAAGGGTGAGTCCTGATAAAAGCTGTGCAGCATATAATAGAAAACCAATTTTAAGAGAATGAAACAATACTTCACCAATTGTTAAAACAACAAAGCCAATCGTAGGAAAACAGCAGGTATATAACAAACGTTTTCTTTGAGATTCTTCAATATGACACACATAGCATTGTTCATCTAAAAATCCTGATGAAGCAGGAAATCCTAAAAAGATACTGCATATAAGAAAAGCGAATACATCTTTCGATACACCAAAGCATTTACACAGCCATTTTGGAGTAAAGGCATATAAGAGATTTGTTTTATACAGCAAGCGAATAAGAACCATTGTGACAAACATAGAAGGTACTAGTTTTTCAAACCATAGAGTTAAAGCTTCTTTTGTAGAAGCGTAGGTTAAAGAACCAAATGCCAGAGATAAAAGAAAACAAAGAAATAGGCCATAAGGAATTATTTTTCGCATAGAATCACCTATACACTATATGAAAGATAAATACATAACATGTACAGGGGGGATTGCATAAAAAAGAGGTTGTCAGTTTTATAAAATATGGTAAACTATACATTTGTACAGATAAGGGTGATAGAAAATGATTTCGTTTTTAGCAAAAACATTTATTAAGGATTATCAAAATACAGAGGATGAAAATGTTCGCCATGCCTATGGCAATTTAACAAGCCTTGTAGGAATCGTAAACAACATTGTTTTGTTTATATTTAAGTTTATGGCGGGGACACTTGCAGGAAGTGTTTCCATTACTGCAGATGCAGTTAACAATCTTTCGGATGCGGGAAGTTCCATCATTTCTTTGATTAGCTTTCGCTTATCCTCACGCCCTGCGGATGAGGAGCATCCATTTGGTCATGCCAGATATGAATGTATCGCAAGTATGCTGGTTGCCTGTTTGATTCTTTTGCTGGGATTTGAATTGATTAAAACTAGTGCAGGAAAAATTCTTCATCCTGAAGAAGTGCTGTTTTCATGGGTAAGTGTGATTGTTTTAGTAGTTTCTATTGGTGTAAAACTTTGGATGTATATGTACAATCATCATTATGGAAAAGTATTATCTTCCAGTATCATGGAGGCAACAGCTGCGGATAGTATTAGTGATGTCATGGCTACCGGTGCAGT encodes:
- a CDS encoding class II D-tagatose-bisphosphate aldolase, non-catalytic subunit — its product is MPNTNPLKQIVIKQKKGEPVGIYSCCSANDYVIEAALEKAKRDNSCVLIEATANQVDQNGGYTGMTPADFMAFVKEKAEKAGLSMDRVFLGGDHLGPLTFASLPEKEAMEKARELVRCYVAAGFTKIHIDTSMKVADDDPNERLSDATISRRGAELARVCEDTYQELLKTNPDAIRPVYIVGSEVPIPGGAQEENAGMQVTKVEDFKATVKAFEEAFAKEGLEETWKDVIAVVVQPGVEEKDAGCTEYDRSKAVDLMASIKEYPNLVFEGHSTDYQTKYKLRELVEDGVGILKVGPGMTYAMREALFSLAYMEEMMFHGTDVETSHFIDVLEEAMLEEPKNWSKHYHGNDAELWFKRKFSFSDRSRYYMPNPKVAAAKDKMIANLRKEGINLAVLSQFMPIQYTKVREGVLENDPEALIKDRICNTIEEYTFASHQDELFK
- a CDS encoding RluA family pseudouridine synthase; this translates as MKLTLKYKKLYINIDTDCTTDMILEQLYQSKKNRYLLYQEGKISISKETIKQNTAVKKGDIVCIQLPEVEDDIEPDFTPIDICYEDDIFLAVNKPSTLLVHSDGTNTAHTLSNRVKAYYMQQGYQIPVRPLHRLDIETSGLVLFCKIPFFQPMLDTMLKDKKIHREYIALIQGHLPRNHMTINKPIGRDRHNAKKMRISNTGKPACTDVMTIKKYKNFSMVHCILHTGRTHQIRVHLSSIQHPLLSDPLYGTKDTRIQRLALHAFRLKFYHPILQKELCVECTMPADITKVIQQGS
- a CDS encoding desulfoferrodoxin family protein, with protein sequence MKLLKCPICGNIVEMIEDKGVPVMCCGKPMVELNANTTDGAVEKHVPVVEINGDILTVKVGSVEHPMLEEHYITMVLVEFDNRVLRVNLKPNEKPEAVFALNGYKGNVNVYEYCNLHGLWKTEVEA
- a CDS encoding NAD(P)-dependent oxidoreductase, producing MKIAWIGTGVMGKHMLLHLHEKGHDVSVYNRTYQKAEPLKKEGIHVCKTIEECVQKAEVIFTMVGYPKDVEEVYQEIFTHVSKGAILVDMTTSSPQLAKQLYQKAKELGLSMLDAPVSGGDSGAKNATLSIMAGGDKETYEKIVPLFSCMGTSLHYMGEAGNGQHCKACNQIAVAGAVAAMSEAIVYAKAQGLEVESVLDAIRKGAAGSWQMDHTAPRVLNNDFEPGFYIKHFVKDMHIVQQEMKDKNELQMLNSVCSMYEELEKNGEGNKGTQALLHYYENVK